Proteins from a genomic interval of Candidatus Brocadia sp.:
- a CDS encoding metallophosphoesterase has protein sequence MAREIQGMKILILSDIHGNIAALDAVREKADMVFCLGDLVNYGPYPGACIERIRGLTDNVVRGNHDNAIGRDMDCGCSEKYKELSDAGKIFTKAVLNADEKDFLGNLPTILNLEIEGKRFVLSHGSPGGDMYKYLRPDISDVRMKSELKDVRADIVFIGHTHIPMLREIDGVTVVNPGSAGQPRDGVPMASYAIWEDGRIEIKRVHYDIEATVKGLKATNIPSGQVSMLTKILREGGM, from the coding sequence ATGGCAAGAGAAATACAGGGTATGAAGATACTTATACTATCAGATATTCACGGCAATATAGCTGCTCTGGATGCCGTACGTGAAAAAGCCGATATGGTTTTTTGCTTGGGAGATCTGGTGAATTACGGACCGTATCCCGGTGCATGTATTGAACGAATCAGAGGTCTAACAGACAATGTGGTTCGTGGAAACCATGATAATGCGATTGGCAGGGATATGGACTGCGGGTGTTCTGAAAAGTACAAAGAGCTAAGCGATGCAGGAAAGATTTTTACAAAGGCCGTCTTAAATGCGGATGAAAAAGACTTCCTTGGTAATTTACCAACAATTTTAAATTTGGAAATAGAGGGGAAGAGATTCGTGTTGTCACATGGATCGCCCGGCGGTGATATGTACAAATACCTCAGACCAGATATCTCTGACGTGCGCATGAAGTCTGAATTAAAAGATGTTAGGGCTGATATCGTATTTATTGGCCATACCCACATTCCCATGCTGCGTGAGATAGATGGTGTGACCGTTGTAAATCCTGGAAGCGCAGGACAGCCGCGTGATGGTGTTCCTATGGCATCATATGCAATCTGGGAGGATGGACGTATTGAGATAAAACGTGTTCACTATGATATTGAGGCAACCGTGAAAGGGTTAAAGGCAACCAATATACCTTCAGGTCAGGTTTCGATGCTTACAAAGATTTTAAGGGAAGGTGGGATGTAA
- the cobJ gene encoding precorrin-3B C(17)-methyltransferase: MVGIGPGARNEISQRALDALKNSETIVGYKLYIDLVKGIAGNKQIIATAMRKEIERVELAIQEALTGKIVSIISSGDPGVYGMAGLVLETISKKNIDLPVEIISGIPAANAAAAVLGAPLMHDYAVISLSDLLTPWGIIERRVKCAAEADFVIVLYNPKSSQRDWQIEKTAHIILQYKSPATPVGIVKDVSREDESVIITTLDKMTSHPVDMTTIIIVGNSTTFQYNNHMITKRGYQL, encoded by the coding sequence GTGGTAGGCATCGGCCCTGGCGCGAGAAATGAAATTAGCCAGAGAGCATTGGATGCACTCAAAAATTCAGAAACGATCGTTGGCTACAAACTTTATATTGACCTGGTAAAGGGCATTGCAGGAAATAAGCAGATCATTGCCACAGCCATGCGTAAAGAGATTGAGCGCGTGGAACTGGCAATCCAGGAAGCTTTGACGGGAAAGATCGTATCTATAATCAGCAGTGGTGATCCAGGTGTTTATGGCATGGCAGGACTTGTTTTAGAGACGATTTCTAAGAAAAATATAGATTTGCCAGTAGAAATTATTTCAGGCATTCCAGCCGCCAATGCCGCTGCCGCTGTGCTTGGTGCACCGCTCATGCACGATTATGCCGTCATTAGTCTTAGTGACTTGCTCACACCGTGGGGAATTATTGAAAGGCGCGTAAAGTGTGCCGCCGAAGCGGATTTTGTCATTGTGCTATACAATCCCAAGAGTTCTCAAAGGGACTGGCAGATTGAAAAAACTGCCCATATCATCCTTCAATATAAATCGCCAGCGACCCCTGTAGGGATTGTCAAGGACGTGTCCCGGGAGGATGAATCAGTTATTATCACGACGCTTGACAAAATGACTTCTCATCCTGTTGACATGACGACCATTATTATCGTAGGAAATTCAACTACCTTTCAATATAATAATCACATGATAACAAAACGAGGTTATCAATTGTAA
- a CDS encoding NAD-dependent malic enzyme, which yields MKLAENLVTFRLRLKNIPGTLGKALTAIGKLGGIMGNIQIIRADKEFKIRDLTVCISTDKQVKEIMDALSAIGKDLVEVLSVKDKVFELHEKGKIFLCNRISITTFEDLSRVYTPGVAKVCKAIQCKPELAMEYTIIKNTVAVITDGTAILGLGDIGPVAGMPVMEGKAMLFKAFGDIDAFPILLNTKDADEIVKTIMNIAPTFGGINLEDISSPRCFEIEKRLKTDLNIPVFHDDQHGTAIVCLAGLINALKIVEKKIENISVVISGAGAAGTSIAKILLSAGAKNIVVCDTSGIIYRGRTVNMNPAKNDLAQITNPDNEKGTITDAMRGKDVFIGVSGPNVISKDMVKTMQKGPIVFAMANPNPEIEPDSIEGIARIIATGRSDYHNQINNVLCFPGLFRGALDIGATTINNEMNMAAAYAIANTIDEEHLSEDYIIPSVFNEKVHKEVARAVADAAIKSCVATRQMF from the coding sequence ATGAAACTAGCTGAAAATCTCGTGACCTTTCGTTTAAGACTAAAAAACATCCCCGGCACATTAGGCAAGGCACTTACTGCCATTGGCAAATTGGGTGGAATTATGGGCAATATTCAGATCATCAGGGCAGATAAGGAATTTAAGATTAGAGATCTGACCGTTTGTATCAGTACGGACAAGCAGGTCAAAGAGATTATGGATGCCCTTTCGGCCATTGGAAAGGATCTTGTTGAAGTCCTCAGCGTTAAGGATAAGGTCTTCGAACTTCATGAAAAAGGAAAGATTTTTTTGTGTAATCGCATCAGCATCACTACTTTTGAAGACCTCTCACGGGTTTATACACCCGGTGTGGCAAAAGTATGCAAGGCCATCCAGTGTAAACCAGAACTAGCCATGGAATATACTATTATCAAGAATACGGTCGCTGTTATCACAGACGGCACAGCCATCCTGGGATTAGGCGATATTGGTCCTGTCGCTGGTATGCCTGTTATGGAAGGTAAGGCTATGTTATTTAAGGCATTTGGGGATATCGATGCATTTCCCATTTTACTAAACACCAAGGATGCAGATGAAATAGTGAAAACAATTATGAACATAGCCCCCACCTTTGGGGGTATTAATCTCGAAGATATCTCTTCCCCCCGCTGTTTTGAGATAGAAAAAAGATTAAAAACGGACTTAAACATCCCTGTCTTCCACGATGACCAGCATGGTACAGCGATAGTCTGCCTTGCTGGTCTTATTAACGCATTAAAGATAGTTGAGAAAAAGATAGAAAATATTTCTGTTGTAATCAGTGGTGCAGGTGCTGCAGGTACATCGATTGCCAAAATACTCCTCAGCGCAGGAGCGAAGAATATTGTAGTATGTGATACTTCAGGAATTATTTACAGAGGAAGAACGGTTAATATGAATCCCGCCAAAAATGACCTGGCGCAAATTACAAATCCGGATAATGAGAAAGGAACGATTACTGATGCGATGCGAGGAAAGGACGTTTTCATTGGTGTCTCCGGGCCAAATGTCATTTCAAAAGACATGGTAAAAACCATGCAGAAGGGCCCAATCGTATTTGCCATGGCAAATCCTAACCCGGAGATCGAACCGGATTCAATTGAGGGTATTGCAAGGATAATCGCCACGGGTCGTTCAGATTATCATAATCAGATTAATAACGTGCTTTGTTTTCCCGGTCTTTTCCGGGGGGCGTTAGACATTGGGGCGACAACGATCAATAATGAAATGAACATGGCGGCGGCATATGCCATTGCAAATACCATTGACGAAGAACATCTATCAGAGGACTACATTATTCCAAGCGTCTTTAATGAAAAGGTTCATAAAGAGGTCGCCAGGGCAGTAGCGGATGCCGCCATCAAAAGTTGCGTGGCTACCCGGCAAATGTTTTAA
- a CDS encoding carboxymuconolactone decarboxylase family protein encodes MPKEKLPQQYIQIKKRHEKLFNAIEELGKTVRQEGPLDENTSHLIQLAAAAAVHSEGAVHSHVRRAIEAGVTPEEIYHAIILLTSTIGFPTVVAALSWAEDVIKKRKK; translated from the coding sequence ATGCCAAAGGAAAAATTACCTCAACAGTATATTCAGATAAAAAAAAGGCATGAAAAATTATTCAATGCAATTGAGGAGCTTGGTAAGACTGTCAGACAGGAAGGCCCTCTTGATGAAAATACTTCACATCTGATTCAACTCGCAGCCGCGGCAGCCGTGCATTCCGAAGGCGCTGTCCATAGTCATGTAAGAAGGGCTATTGAAGCAGGCGTAACACCTGAGGAGATCTATCACGCAATCATTCTTCTCACAAGCACCATTGGATTTCCTACCGTTGTTGCTGCATTAAGCTGGGCGGAAGATGTCATAAAAAAAAGAAAAAAGTAA
- a CDS encoding thioredoxin domain-containing protein — translation MNANENSAPFPSQQETKTSQKRKPNRLIYEKSPYLQQHAYNPVDWYPWGEEAFQKAFQENKPIFLSIGYSTCHWCHVMEYESFEDEEVAKILNENFISIKVDREERPDLDNIYMAVCQAMTGSGGWPLNLFLTPERKPFFAGTYFPKTERYGNPGFVAILKKISDLWKTNRESVIASSEQITKVLQSMAFTTPGEILTKETLKHAYEQLRDNFDTIYGGFGSSPKFPTPHNYTFLLRWWKRSSDPTALEMVEKTLERMGRGGIYDQLGGGFHRYSTDEYWLVPHFEKMLYDQALTAIAYTETYQATGKTYYADIVKGIFTYVLRDMTSPEGGFYSAEDADSEAVEGKFYVWTPDEVVKILGEKDGRIFCDYYDVSREGNFEEKNILHVDKPLDAFAKLEGRKPEELRELLRAAREKLFAVREKRVHPHKDDKVLTSWNGLMIAALAKGAQALHEPEYAQVAVRATDFILNALRKEDGTLLRRHRLGEAAIPGYLDDYAYFVWGLTDLYEATCETKYLNIALELNKQMIENFWDEKGGGFFFSGKKNEQLIAQTKEIYDGATPSGNSAALFNILRLGRMTGNLGLEKMGEQLMKTFGETISQHPSGYTHFLCALDFALGPTKEIVIAGEPDQKDTRQILQEIGKRFLPRKILLLNSPKDKALEEIAEFVKEQKPIRNKATAYICENYTCKVPTNDIDKIIQLLEEP, via the coding sequence ATGAATGCAAATGAAAATAGTGCTCCGTTTCCATCACAACAGGAAACAAAAACCTCTCAGAAGAGAAAACCCAACCGCTTAATTTATGAAAAAAGTCCTTATCTTCAGCAACATGCATATAATCCTGTTGACTGGTATCCCTGGGGTGAAGAGGCGTTTCAGAAGGCCTTTCAAGAAAATAAGCCTATCTTTCTTTCCATTGGCTATTCAACCTGCCATTGGTGCCACGTTATGGAATATGAATCGTTCGAGGATGAAGAGGTTGCGAAAATTCTGAATGAAAATTTTATCTCCATAAAAGTTGATAGGGAAGAACGTCCTGATTTAGACAATATTTATATGGCCGTATGTCAGGCCATGACCGGAAGCGGTGGTTGGCCTCTCAACCTTTTCTTGACTCCGGAAAGGAAGCCATTTTTTGCAGGCACTTATTTTCCCAAAACAGAACGGTACGGGAATCCGGGATTCGTAGCCATTCTTAAAAAGATATCCGACTTGTGGAAGACAAATAGAGAGAGCGTTATTGCATCGAGTGAACAAATAACAAAGGTTCTGCAATCGATGGCCTTTACAACACCGGGAGAAATCCTGACGAAAGAGACATTAAAACATGCTTATGAACAATTACGGGATAATTTTGACACTATTTATGGTGGGTTTGGTTCCTCTCCCAAATTTCCCACACCACATAACTATACCTTTCTCCTCCGATGGTGGAAACGGAGCAGCGACCCTACGGCTTTGGAAATGGTTGAAAAAACCCTTGAACGAATGGGAAGGGGCGGCATATATGATCAATTGGGAGGCGGATTTCACCGGTATTCCACCGATGAATATTGGCTTGTTCCTCACTTCGAAAAAATGCTTTATGATCAGGCTTTGACCGCTATAGCTTATACGGAGACTTATCAGGCTACCGGAAAGACGTATTACGCCGATATAGTAAAGGGCATTTTTACGTATGTTCTGAGGGATATGACCTCACCAGAAGGTGGTTTTTATTCAGCCGAAGATGCTGATAGTGAAGCTGTCGAAGGTAAGTTTTATGTATGGACGCCCGATGAGGTTGTAAAGATTTTAGGCGAAAAGGATGGTCGGATATTCTGTGATTATTACGATGTCTCCAGGGAAGGTAATTTCGAGGAAAAGAACATTCTGCATGTGGATAAACCATTAGATGCCTTTGCTAAACTGGAAGGTAGAAAACCCGAAGAACTCCGGGAATTATTACGCGCGGCCCGGGAAAAACTCTTTGCTGTCCGGGAGAAACGCGTCCATCCTCACAAAGACGACAAGGTACTTACCTCATGGAATGGTTTGATGATTGCTGCCCTTGCCAAAGGTGCTCAGGCATTACATGAACCTGAATATGCACAAGTGGCAGTGCGTGCAACCGATTTTATTTTGAATGCATTGCGCAAAGAGGATGGAACACTATTACGGCGCCATCGTCTGGGGGAAGCTGCTATTCCCGGTTATCTGGATGACTATGCATATTTTGTCTGGGGTTTGACCGATCTTTACGAAGCTACTTGTGAGACAAAATACCTCAACATTGCTTTAGAACTCAACAAGCAAATGATTGAAAATTTCTGGGATGAAAAAGGGGGGGGATTTTTCTTTAGTGGTAAAAAAAATGAACAGCTTATTGCCCAAACCAAGGAAATCTATGATGGGGCAACTCCTTCAGGCAATTCGGCCGCTTTATTCAATATCTTACGATTAGGGCGCATGACAGGGAATCTGGGTTTGGAGAAAATGGGAGAACAACTTATGAAAACATTTGGAGAAACGATAAGCCAGCACCCGTCAGGTTATACCCATTTCCTGTGTGCCCTGGACTTTGCCCTGGGTCCTACAAAAGAGATTGTCATTGCAGGCGAACCTGATCAAAAGGATACAAGACAGATACTTCAGGAAATAGGGAAAAGATTTCTGCCACGAAAGATCTTACTATTGAATTCCCCGAAAGATAAAGCTCTTGAAGAAATTGCAGAATTTGTAAAGGAGCAAAAGCCCATCAGAAACAAGGCTACTGCCTATATATGCGAGAATTATACCTGCAAGGTTCCTACGAATGATATAGATAAGATCATACAACTATTAGAAGAACCTTAA
- a CDS encoding 2'-5' RNA ligase family protein produces MSRKTYTTAVVIIPPVNLWPPIQAIRCEHDRHVRRWMPHINLIYPFRPKEEFEFSVGQFSRVCKNIEPFEIKLEEFFFFRHNRDCYTIWLAPEPKEAMVELQTMLWNVVPDCDDARKYEGGFTPHLSVGQASGEATVLQLLNMFQADWKTMLFTVNEVCLIWRDNPPNDVFRVVCTVSLGHLNL; encoded by the coding sequence ATGAGCAGGAAAACGTATACGACTGCTGTCGTGATCATACCTCCCGTTAATTTGTGGCCGCCAATCCAGGCAATCCGATGTGAGCATGACAGGCATGTAAGGAGGTGGATGCCTCACATCAACCTGATTTATCCATTTCGGCCAAAAGAAGAGTTTGAATTCTCTGTCGGGCAGTTTTCTCGGGTATGTAAAAACATCGAGCCTTTTGAAATTAAACTGGAGGAATTCTTTTTCTTTCGTCACAATCGTGATTGTTACACCATCTGGTTGGCACCTGAACCCAAAGAAGCCATGGTTGAGTTGCAAACGATGTTGTGGAATGTGGTACCAGACTGTGATGACGCAAGAAAATACGAAGGAGGGTTCACACCTCACCTGAGCGTAGGACAGGCTTCGGGGGAAGCCACAGTATTGCAGTTACTCAATATGTTTCAGGCAGACTGGAAGACAATGTTGTTTACGGTAAACGAGGTCTGCTTAATCTGGCGCGATAATCCTCCTAACGATGTGTTTCGCGTGGTTTGCACAGTTAGTTTGGGACATTTGAATTTGTAA
- the grpE gene encoding nucleotide exchange factor GrpE: MSNETEKNTSASDKVEVVQASEVLFAEQQAIIQSLKQELEASKKRVNELQDSMRRLAADFDNYKKWAAKERQTIERTASESLIKKLLDTYESLEKAVNTSKNTTGNELLDGIKMIYKEFSRILKSEGLEPIPSIGLPLDVYRHEVLMQKINDEVPEDTVLEEIQRGYLLNTFVLRPAKVVVSQKSTKENVQIQEKPEEEKGG, translated from the coding sequence ATGTCAAATGAAACTGAAAAAAATACTAGCGCATCTGACAAAGTCGAAGTTGTACAGGCATCCGAGGTATTGTTTGCGGAACAACAGGCGATAATTCAATCCCTGAAACAGGAATTGGAGGCAAGCAAGAAAAGGGTTAATGAACTTCAGGACTCGATGCGAAGACTTGCAGCTGATTTTGATAATTATAAAAAGTGGGCTGCAAAAGAGCGCCAAACAATTGAACGTACAGCTTCTGAATCACTGATTAAAAAATTGTTGGATACTTATGAGAGTTTGGAGAAGGCGGTCAATACGTCAAAGAATACAACCGGGAATGAATTGCTTGACGGGATTAAAATGATTTATAAGGAATTTTCACGTATTTTAAAGTCAGAAGGTTTGGAACCAATACCTTCCATAGGTTTGCCTTTGGATGTTTACCGGCATGAGGTGTTAATGCAAAAGATTAATGATGAGGTGCCGGAAGATACTGTATTGGAAGAAATTCAAAGGGGTTATTTATTAAATACATTCGTGTTAAGACCCGCAAAAGTGGTTGTATCTCAGAAATCAACAAAGGAAAACGTTCAGATTCAGGAAAAGCCAGAAGAGGAAAAAGGAGGTTAG
- a CDS encoding HD-GYP domain-containing protein: MRRIKINNAEPGMVLGKTIYGYNYEVLLNRGVALTDTYIKQLKNRGFIKIFVDDKETADIVLEDPISDKIRIMSTKDIFRTYKVTRSSIAHIEADTAESIIKCINTPKVKKSFQESRAFKQLCNDINYFLDEIMNQDILSGLNSIKSFDNYTYEHSVDTAVIALIIAKRLCLCKEKLVQIAIGEFLHDIGKIFVDEKIINNAGKLTADEFELVKLHTTYGYELLKDIQKIGIASAHIPYQHHERQDGTGYPRGLKGTNKLDTKGVTYTEHEKMILVAEIAALADVYDACSSDRPYRPGLPPDVVFELIRAGAGSQFNKELVDCFLGTVPKYPLGFEVKIRNGTYKDFTGVVASLNLHQLSKPKVRLLHDEKKNKISPIEIDLSSQGVTIEMECVY, encoded by the coding sequence ATGAGAAGAATAAAGATAAATAATGCGGAACCAGGTATGGTTCTTGGTAAGACGATTTATGGATATAACTATGAAGTACTATTAAACAGGGGGGTGGCGTTAACAGATACATATATTAAACAGCTGAAAAACCGGGGGTTTATCAAGATTTTTGTAGACGATAAAGAGACGGCAGATATTGTACTAGAAGACCCAATATCTGATAAAATCCGTATTATGTCTACAAAAGACATCTTTAGAACATATAAAGTAACGCGGTCTTCCATAGCACATATAGAAGCAGATACCGCCGAGTCTATTATAAAATGCATCAACACGCCAAAGGTCAAAAAGTCTTTTCAGGAAAGTCGTGCCTTTAAACAACTCTGTAATGATATTAACTATTTTCTTGATGAAATCATGAATCAGGATATTTTATCGGGATTAAATTCGATAAAGAGTTTTGATAACTATACCTACGAACACTCTGTTGATACGGCTGTAATTGCCCTGATCATTGCGAAAAGGTTGTGTCTCTGCAAAGAAAAGTTGGTACAGATTGCGATTGGTGAGTTTCTTCATGATATTGGAAAGATCTTTGTTGACGAAAAGATTATTAATAATGCCGGTAAATTAACGGCAGACGAGTTTGAGTTGGTAAAACTCCATACCACTTATGGATATGAATTACTCAAGGATATTCAAAAAATTGGGATAGCTTCTGCACACATCCCTTATCAGCATCATGAGAGACAGGATGGTACAGGTTATCCTCGGGGCCTGAAAGGTACCAATAAACTCGATACGAAGGGTGTTACTTACACCGAGCACGAGAAGATGATTCTGGTTGCAGAGATCGCAGCACTTGCAGATGTGTATGATGCCTGTAGTTCAGATAGACCTTATCGGCCAGGATTACCACCGGACGTGGTATTTGAACTTATAAGAGCCGGAGCGGGATCACAGTTCAATAAAGAATTGGTGGATTGTTTCTTGGGCACGGTACCGAAATATCCGCTAGGTTTTGAAGTGAAGATCAGGAATGGCACATATAAGGATTTTACTGGGGTTGTAGCATCGTTAAATTTACACCAGTTGTCGAAACCAAAAGTAAGACTACTCCATGATGAAAAGAAAAATAAGATTAGCCCTATTGAAATTGATTTAAGTTCTCAAGGCGTTACCATAGAAATGGAATGTGTTTATTAA
- a CDS encoding glycosyltransferase: MFDLILLCASVTSAIIWLVLLFMPVRWRMSERWEATDSFHTTITQWPSLSVIVPARNESASLPLTLPSWLGQGYPKSEIILIDDESSDGTAECAKGISSKAGCSVKVISGTPPPTGWSGKLWALEQGVRASTGEWLLFTDADIFHSPGLWCGLMAKAFNERRVMVSLMALLDTNGLWARLLIPAFVYFFHILYPFEMVQNLRSKVTAAAGGCILISRQALDKIGGIAGYSSALIDDIALAGKIKGAGMSLSLSLTKSAVSVRPYYRLQDVWNMVARNAFAQLKYSWLALIGTVLGLVVLFVIPVAGICTFTVGTNLQVTILSSGLSLFIMALMYIPTLRFFSLSVWRAFTLPIAGVFYLAMTVSSAINYLFGRHEWRGTRMKSHENLKQE; the protein is encoded by the coding sequence ATGTTTGATCTCATCTTGCTCTGTGCCAGCGTTACCTCTGCAATCATTTGGCTCGTACTGTTGTTTATGCCTGTACGCTGGCGAATGTCAGAACGTTGGGAAGCCACTGACTCTTTCCACACAACGATTACCCAATGGCCAAGCTTATCCGTTATTGTGCCTGCGCGAAACGAGAGTGCATCCCTTCCGCTGACATTACCTTCGTGGCTCGGTCAGGGCTATCCAAAATCGGAAATTATACTGATAGACGATGAATCAAGCGATGGTACGGCAGAATGTGCAAAAGGTATTTCATCAAAGGCAGGTTGCAGTGTGAAGGTCATCAGCGGCACTCCACCACCAACTGGATGGAGTGGTAAACTGTGGGCACTTGAACAAGGAGTCAGGGCATCAACAGGTGAATGGTTGTTGTTTACCGATGCCGATATTTTTCATAGCCCAGGCCTGTGGTGCGGACTGATGGCTAAGGCATTCAATGAACGGCGGGTAATGGTTTCGTTGATGGCCTTGCTGGATACAAATGGGTTGTGGGCCCGTTTGCTGATCCCGGCATTTGTTTACTTCTTCCATATCTTGTACCCATTTGAGATGGTACAGAACTTGCGTTCGAAAGTAACGGCTGCTGCAGGTGGATGTATACTCATCTCACGTCAGGCCCTGGATAAGATCGGTGGTATAGCTGGATATTCTAGTGCCTTAATAGACGATATTGCACTTGCCGGGAAAATTAAAGGTGCTGGGATGTCTCTCTCTCTTTCATTGACGAAATCGGCCGTAAGTGTTCGCCCTTATTATCGTCTTCAAGATGTCTGGAATATGGTTGCACGTAATGCCTTTGCACAATTGAAATATTCATGGTTAGCTTTGATTGGAACGGTATTGGGGTTAGTCGTTTTGTTTGTAATACCTGTCGCAGGGATCTGTACATTTACGGTCGGAACTAATTTGCAAGTGACAATATTGTCCTCCGGTCTGTCGCTTTTCATAATGGCACTTATGTACATACCTACACTACGCTTTTTTAGCTTGAGCGTTTGGAGGGCATTTACATTACCCATTGCCGGGGTATTCTATCTTGCCATGACAGTGTCTTCTGCAATCAATTACCTTTTTGGCAGACATGAGTGGCGGGGTACCCGCATGAAAAGCCACGAAAATTTGAAACAGGAATAA
- a CDS encoding cobalamin biosynthesis protein CbiG, which produces MNIAIISLTEEGLKTAQRIGAGFVPPPSTYIFKKDGEGNNCNAGDKISSHVTPFSEPLQQLVNRIFRKYDGLVFVMAMGIVVRVIAQNIQDKYTDPAVVVVDDVGRFVISVLSGHEGGANLLAHRVAAILHTDAVITTGTEAQKDIIVGIGCKKGVRSEAVKQSIADALQMINLTLERVRLFSTIEIKSEEPGLLEAAKELGIPLRIVSLREIAACAKEHSKSDFVKEKIGVWGVCEPAALLSGRKTQLLLKKQKYPGVTIAIAQENFMW; this is translated from the coding sequence TTGAATATAGCTATTATCTCATTAACTGAAGAAGGATTAAAAACTGCACAAAGGATTGGTGCTGGTTTTGTTCCACCACCTTCTACGTATATATTTAAAAAAGACGGAGAAGGAAATAATTGTAATGCTGGAGACAAAATATCATCGCACGTTACGCCTTTTTCAGAACCGCTGCAACAACTGGTTAATCGAATCTTCAGGAAATATGACGGCCTCGTTTTTGTCATGGCCATGGGGATCGTGGTAAGGGTGATTGCCCAAAATATCCAGGATAAATATACAGATCCGGCCGTGGTTGTGGTTGATGATGTGGGGCGCTTTGTGATCAGTGTACTTTCGGGTCATGAGGGTGGTGCCAATCTGTTAGCTCACCGGGTCGCTGCTATCTTGCACACAGATGCTGTGATTACTACCGGTACCGAGGCGCAGAAGGATATTATTGTTGGTATCGGTTGTAAAAAGGGAGTTCGTTCTGAGGCGGTAAAACAATCCATTGCTGATGCCCTTCAAATGATAAATCTTACGTTAGAACGGGTCCGGCTGTTCTCCACGATTGAGATTAAATCTGAAGAGCCAGGTTTATTAGAGGCGGCAAAGGAATTGGGAATTCCATTAAGGATTGTTTCCCTCCGGGAAATTGCTGCGTGTGCCAAAGAACATAGTAAGTCAGATTTTGTAAAAGAAAAAATAGGGGTGTGGGGCGTGTGTGAACCCGCAGCGCTTCTTTCGGGGAGGAAGACTCAATTACTATTAAAAAAACAGAAATATCCGGGGGTGACAATAGCCATCGCCCAGGAAAACTTTATGTGGTAG